TATGTTGTgtactcagtttcgatacactgttatgataagatgatttcaatatatttgagattgttttagagttttcatgtcttcgaatttgaatttttatcattcgaaattcggggtcgtgacaattggtatcagagcgtaggttatgtatttggtgatttatcaatatcatccaggagcgatgGCCTGACTGCATCGGattcccatcacatgctcttcaatattgatatgtcactgggtacgcaagagtgttaggagctaCACCTGAAGGTCTGGTCCTCTAAATAGAAATGTTGTAATAATACTTCGGTGATTCATCTTCCCTCTAAATATCTTGGTTAAAAGCGGGATACAAGAGTGGAAAATACCTTATgtatttttgactaccttgctagagtaatGTCTGATATGGGAGCATCACACTCtcttattgctagttcggtagtggaggTGTTAGGGTTGATCcctacatctcttggagtaTCTCTCAAGCTTGAGACAATATgtaaggcttgtcctattttgATTGGGGTAGGGAATTCTATGTTTTCTTGATAGTGATTTCAGACCACAcatatgatgtgatcttaggaattgattggttgaggtcACTACATGCTTGATCGATTGCTTTGACATGATAGTGTTTTTCCATAGTCCCGAGGAGCCAGTTTTTCGATTGCTTTGATCTTAGGAATTGatgtgtattattcaagtcgactgagtcatgatgtggactcagttttgatacactgttatgataagatgatttcaatatatttgagattgttttagagttttcctgacttcgaattcgaattcgaattcggggtcgtgacaaagAGATCGCGGGTTCAAGATCGAAGTCCGTGACTGGCCGGCATTGCTTCTTCCCTCTCTTTCTGGATTTTCCCTCTTTTttcttaaaccctaaaccggCTAAACGGCTGAGGTTTTATATGCAACTTTGGGCCAACTCAAACTTGCGCTTGGATAGCAAGCAACCCGGTCTACCCTATTCGGGTCAATCTGACATGAGTTGTGCATACTAGTTGTTCAATAATCAATCAGGAATAGTGGTAATGCAGGCTGCATCTGTATGTTGAGCGAATGCTGATGTGATACTCCTCGTAATATGAAATCACTAGTTTGATTATCCGCATGTGAACAACACCCCCTTGAGATGGCATGTACCGTATCTTATCTCCGGCCCAGAGTGGTATGTACCAAAAAAATAATCAATAAGGAATAGCCAATGAAAGTGTTTTTGACACTCTTGTATGAACACAAGAAACATGTGTGATGTGTTTGGGTTTGGAGTATGAGATTCAAAAATATTACTAGATCTTTTGATTATACATCAAAAATGGTTTTAAAATCGTGTCTCAAATCAGTAGcggttgaatttgaaagtggtACATAGATTTGAATCCAATTACCCAAAGATATTTGATCTCTTGCACAAGAGTAAGTTAGAAGAATCAATTTTTTAATCGTTGCATCTATTCATGTGGAATAAGTACTTCACATTCGTTCTTTTTAAGGGACATACATGTACATATTTAAAGTGTCTCGTTTCACAATTTGAGACTCACATTTTCCGTTGTACCATATATGATCTATGGTAAATCACTAAATCAATCTCTCAAACAACACATTGTTGTTCATTAAGCTTAATCTAGAATCCATAATCAAATGGAGAGTGAGGCCGTGAGGGTTTAGGGTTCTGTTGTCTCTCCAAGTCACTTGCATCACCCTTGCTACTAATCCCCACGAGACAACTCCTATATATTCCAGCTCTCACCCCCACTGTAATCTGTAGCAGCCATCATCGTCAATCAATTCACATGATAGTGAACATTTGACAGTGTACTGGAAAAAACTTTGTTCAGGATTTCAGTCATCAATCGCTTTACCAATTCATCTTACACCTGTACGTGACTGTACTCACTTGTTTACTTTATCCCACACCTCCCCCTATTACAAAGAACCAAAATCGCGTGAGTGGTGCTGATGCctccaactctccactagAGTTCAAGTTCTTCAGTCTATCACAATCTTTGCAGCCCCCGATGCCCTAATTGACTGTTGCCCCCCATGTTTTGCCAATTTTGATCCGCAAAATCTGCATGCTTCTTACTTTACCATTTCCAAGTGAGTGACTCATCACTCACGTCTGTCAATTTCCAGGCCTCCTTCCTCCCTCCTTTCACTGTTTCTCGTTGTCTTTTGAGTTGTATTTATATAATGCAGAGTCGCCAATCTTGAGACATCAAAGTTTCAATGTACATGTATAACAATTAACAACTCCTCCCTACCCTTTGAATACAAGTCCAACTAAATCTAGCTATGTTTTACAAATCTATCTGCTTTTTTGTTGAATAGGAGATGAATTTCGAAAGATATAGGGATACGGCTACCAACCATCGTCACGTAAACAAATTCCTTGGTGAGAACAAGAGTTCTATAACTTCCaaatttcatttgttttaataAAACACAAGAGAACCTTTCATTAATAACACTTTTGTGTGTATTTCATTTGAAATTTCTACTTCCCCATGCATATTATTTTAGAACCAAACCTTCCCTTCATCTTTTCTGATCACCATTCTACAAGAGACAATCTCGGATGGGATAATCTTGTTTTGTTTCGTTTTGTGCCCTCCAAGATAATCCCATCCCTTAGATTCTTAGAAGCATGAGAGAGCCTTGGAAGCATTCCAAACATGTCACCAAAACTCGTTCTTAAACCAAATAAACTATCTATTATCCCACTCTTCCCCacacaatatataataaaaaaacttCCAAAAcatgtaaccaaaaaaaaaactgccaAAACATATCAAACTCTTATAGAGATAGGTGACGCCAAAAAGCCACCGACCCATCTCTGTGCCTCGTGTAATTCGCAGACCAATAATTTCTGGCCCTTTTACTCAGATAGCATCATCACCATGTTGCAGCTAGTTGAAATCCTTAATCTATTTTAAGCATGTGCACACATGAATCCCTAATACGCGGATCATGATCAAAGTGACATAAAATCCAGAGATACTATAAGATCAAATCCAATAATAATGACAGAAATACATAAGAATTACAATAACAATGACAGTAGTGATTAACACTCACAAGGTATGAGAGCTAGCTTTTGATTCAACATAGTAAACAACccaattcaagaaaatgaatttcagAATCATATAACACATAAATGTATGCACTCTTCAATCttgttcatcatcttcatatGTCTCTGTCTCTCTTGCACTCTGGAGGGAGTGAAGGGTACCTAGTCCTGTCAGTGCAGTAGTTGTAGATGGTGAACCTCTGTCTAACCCAACTCAGCCTCCTCCATTGATAAGCATCAAGGTCTTGGAACTCCTTCTGATCCCACCATCTTTTACCCTGGGTGGCGCAGAACCTGGCTTGCACCGAGGCTTCGCAGCCGTCGATGTGGAAGTTCTTGTAGGAGGCTATGAAGGGAGCCTTGGACCAGTCGGTCTTCTCCAGCCCTCCCCTGGTGGCCCAGTCGTCGGCATTCCAGAGACTCGAGTAGAGCTTCATGGGCTGGTTGAATGGGAACTTCACTCCCAAGTCTTTGCTGTTCTTGAACACTCGGATTGGGATGTCATCCACTAAGAATCTGATCATCAAATTAGTCATGCACAAATCATCAACATTGTTATAGAATACCAGACAAGAATCAATCACGACTAAATATGTCAAACAAAGGAAAAGGGGAAGACCCCATTTCAATTATTTTGTAGGATGCAAAGTTTCAAGCTTTGTcggttgaaaaaaaaatggacaAACCAGTCAACAAGCTTGAGCTtaaaaaccttttttttaatgtttttgcTTTGTTGGGTAGTGTTTGATTTGAACTTGGGAGTGTTGGATTTACTTGGAGTGAAAATTTGAAGAACTTACACAATCTGGTAGAGATTCCAGAGAACAGAGTAGGAGTGGTAGTCTTTGGTTGGGTCGAACCAGAGGTAGATCCTTTGTTCACGGTCACCTTTCCCTCCGGTGAAGACATTGGTTTGCAAAATGAAGGGCTGCCCTGTTCTGTTCCCCAAGAACTCGAAGTCGATCTCATCGTGCTCCGAGTTTGTAGAAGACAGCTGCAACATAAAAGGAAAGTTTCCATAGTTAGCAGAGTGGTAGAAGCTAAGGAACAATGCGAGTGAGATGAGTATTATAAATGCTCACATAGAAAGCAGTAACAGTTCCGGCAGAGTCACCAGGGGGCAGTTTGATTTGCATATGGAAATGGCCAAACAAGTATGAACCTTTGGATTGGAAACCAGTACCTATTTCCAAAATGAAACACAGATTTTAGTAACAATCAGATAATATGGGAAACTTAGAAAGCTTCTTCACATTTGTCTTGGTTTCTTGTACCTGTGTATTTGTCAAGGTGGAGCTGAATCTCATTGCCACCATTGAAGTACTTGATGTGATCAAAAGCCCAGGTGGGCATGTAGTTTCTTCCAAATGGTACAGCCACAGGCCTTCTTGGGGGAGCGGCCATTGCTATAGAGACCATAACCACTAAGCTCAAGAGCAGAGTCCATTGCTTGGAAGAAGCCATTTTTCTCTGCAAGAAAcacacaaaagaaaagatcCCAAAGTTAGATTCACAACTAGAAAAGCTTGAAACTTTAAGTGAACAATGGTATTCAGAATGTAAAAGTAGTACCTCTGAAACACAGAGACagtgagagagaagggttcgagttgTGATGAGGATATGGGGAGGATTTGAGGTCCTTTAAATAGGGGGAGGATTTGATCCACATTACATAATTGAGGAGTAGCTGTGCACAAATAAACTTTAACCAATGGCATAATTATTTAATATGATCTTGTGATTATTAAATCAGTAGCAGCAGTACAGCTGTTCAATTATTTCTGGCTTGGAAAAAGAGGAAGCAAATGTGCAGAAACGTTTGAGACTAATTTTCAGAGGTCCTCTCCGGTACTACATGGAAATTGAAATTCTAGAGCTCTGGATCGTTAGATTAGCTTAGTTAATTGGGGTCACAGTAAAAATATGTGCAATCCAACGGTTCTTAGGTATTGGACTTCATAGTTTCAATGTTGTTGTGAAACTCTCACAATTCTAACGTATCCAATAATTGGTTCCTCCCCGGGCTCTCATAATCTCATAATTAGTTATAATTGTGTTGTGAGAATAATCAACGGTGAGTACAAAattatttagtaaattttagtaTAAAATTGTGGTGAGGTTAGATAATGACTAAAAATGACATGAAGTTGTAAATTTATCTTCTTTCTAAGACAAACATATAGTAGAATCTTGTTAAATTAATACCAACTTATTTAATA
This is a stretch of genomic DNA from Argentina anserina chromosome 4, drPotAnse1.1, whole genome shotgun sequence. It encodes these proteins:
- the LOC126792540 gene encoding xyloglucan endotransglucosylase protein 34 → MASSKQWTLLLSLVVMVSIAMAAPPRRPVAVPFGRNYMPTWAFDHIKYFNGGNEIQLHLDKYTGTGFQSKGSYLFGHFHMQIKLPPGDSAGTVTAFYLSSTNSEHDEIDFEFLGNRTGQPFILQTNVFTGGKGDREQRIYLWFDPTKDYHSYSVLWNLYQIVFLVDDIPIRVFKNSKDLGVKFPFNQPMKLYSSLWNADDWATRGGLEKTDWSKAPFIASYKNFHIDGCEASVQARFCATQGKRWWDQKEFQDLDAYQWRRLSWVRQRFTIYNYCTDRTRYPSLPPECKRDRDI